One region of Camelina sativa cultivar DH55 chromosome 6, Cs, whole genome shotgun sequence genomic DNA includes:
- the LOC104793306 gene encoding glucan endo-1,3-beta-glucosidase-like: MAKAHICLSFIILLYISSAGRFVRVNAQSQGDWCVAKPGTTTKQLQNKLDYACSKIDCQVVSTGGTCYSPDNLYNMASVAMNLYYQAEGRYFGNCNFEGSGLIAITDPSYGCCKYQFNK; encoded by the exons ATGGCTAAAGCACATATTTGTCTTTCTTTCATCATCTTGTTATACATCTCATCAG CAGGACGTTTCGTGAGAGTCAATGCGCAG AGCCAGGGAGATTGGTGTGTGGCAAAACCTGGCACGACGACCAAACAGCTTCAAAATAAGTTAGACTATGCTTGTTCGAAAATCGACTGTCAAGTCGTATCGACAGGGGGTACATGTTATTCACCAGATAATCTCTATAATATGGCTTCTGTGGCCATGAATCTTTATTACCAAGCTGAGGGAAGATACTTTGGAAATTGCAATTTCGAAGGCTCTGGTCTCATTGCCATAACCGATCCTA GCTATGGATGTTGTAAATATCAGTTTAATAAGTAA
- the LOC104793304 gene encoding signal recognition particle 14 kDa protein yields MVLLQLDPFLNELTSMFEKSKEKGSVWVTLKRSSLKSKLQKRKLSSAGESIEYRCLIRATDGKKTVSTSVGAKDHQRFQASYATILKAHMTALKKRERKDRKKSTEAEKKEGTSTTTKPKKL; encoded by the exons ATG gTTCTCTTACAATTGGATCCATTCCTCAATGAACTCACGAGCATGTTTgagaaaagcaaagagaaggGTTCTGTGTGGGTTACTTTGAAAAGAT CATCTCTCAAGTCTAAGTTGCAGAAGAGGAAACTGAGCTCAGCTGGAGAATCCATTGAATACAGATGCCTTATTCGAGCTACTGATGGAAAGAAAACAGTCTCTACCTCG GTTGGTGCTAAGGATCACCAGAGATTTCAAGCATCCTATGCCACCATTCTTAAGGCCCACATGACTGCTTTGAAGAAGAGGGAAAGGAAAGACCGGAAGAAATCCacagaagcagagaagaaagaaggcaCTTCAACAACCACTAAACCTAAGAAACTttaa
- the LOC104793305 gene encoding something about silencing protein 10 isoform X1, protein MGKKGVTQKRSSSKSSKSRKDIVEDQFDDEIDAFHKQRDIVPLDINDDDTDDSDEDDVQPVFDLKGVDDESEEDEDTEDEDESANGLTAKMIRQKKYLRQKFGDGDDEMADDDDKEKDEEEKKITWGGRRGIYHSVDNVDFELQSSDDEDLKAEEEEVIRLRREQLESITAADAGLDDDSEDDSDRELTMEEIPVKGKKATKSTTDKKEKGDTDIHVEEIKKDINSLSKKEQMEVVLSSAPEIVGLLSELNDAVEELESKINPVMSKLKEGEISLSGGTRYLEVKQILLLAYCQSITFYLLLKAEGQPIRDHPVLTRIVDIKVLLDKMKKLDGELPPGFEESLARTIATGTVQKVVKEDQLASPVSDSVVKITQDIAEPMKIDNAREEKKKKGEKRKHQQNDQVDMQSEQMLKLRAALEGKLRSNGVLGSTVSKSDKAQKRQKLANNRKLETFDDYVDDGDNNSTHDVKANKVSKLVSTKRKPKTVSGDDDLPQRDDIGERRRKFELRVLAGAGVKSEEDGRNGSGEFASDEDNDRDGFNNDMVDNDSESEDEFYKQVKQKQEAKRAAKAEIYSRKPHLIPSAPEDVDGKRLITPQIQGNRGLTRQRNKDRKNPRKNYRDKHAKKVMRNKGRIRDIRKQTGPYAGETRGINPNTSRSIRIKN, encoded by the exons ATGGGTAAAAAAGGAGTGACTCAGAAGAGAAGTAGTAGCAAAAGCTCGAAAAGCCGCAAAGATATCGTCGAAGACCAATTCGATGACGAGATTGACGCCT TTCATAAACAGAGGGATATTGTTCCCTTGgatattaatgatgatgatactgatgattcggatgaagatgatgtgcagcctgtttttgatttaaag GGTGTGGATGATGAAagtgaagaggatgaagatacagaagacgaagatgagTCTGCTAATGGACTTACCGCTAAAA TGATTAGGCAGAAGAAATATCTAAGGCAAAAgtttggtgatggtgatgatgaaatggctgatgatgatgataaggagaaagatgaggaagaaaaaaagatcacaTGGGGTGGAAGGAGAGGCATATACCATAGTGTTGATAATGTTGATTTTGAG CTCCAATCAAGTGATGATGAAGACCTTAAAGCGGAAGAAGAGGAGGTGATAAGACTACGGAGAGAACAACTTGAATCCATTACAGCTGCTGATGCTGGGTTAGACGATGATAGTGAAGATGACAGCGACAGAGAATTAACCATGGAG GAAATTCCTGTCAAAGGCAAGAAGGCTACAAAATCCACCACAGATAAGAAAGAGAAGGGTGATACGGACATACATGTTGAAGAGATCAAGAAAGACATAAACTCTTTGTCAAAAAAAGAGCAAATGGAAGTAGTACTTAG TTCTGCTCCGGAAATAGTTGGGCTTTTGTCCGAGTTGAACGATGCAGTTGAAGAGCTTGAGAGTAAGATAAATCCTGTTATGAGTAAG TTAAAGGAAGGAGAAATATCGTTGAGTGGTGGGACAAGGTACCTGGAGGTTAAGCAGATTCTGCTACTGGCCTATTGCCAATCTATAacattttatcttcttctcaaaGCTGAAGGGCAGCCCATCCGTGATCATCCAGTCCTGACCCGTATTGTAGACATCAAAGTTTTATTAGATAAG aTGAAGAAACTTGATGGAGAGCTTCCCCCTGGATTTGAGGAGTCCCTAGCAAGAACTATTGCTACTGGAACAGTGCAAAAGGTGGTCAAAGAAGACCAGCTCGCTTCACCCGTCTCTGATTCAGTAGTTAAAATCACACAGGACATAGCCGAG CCGATGAAAATTGACAACgcgagagaagaaaagaagaaaaaaggagagaaacgCAAGCACCAG CAGAATGATCAGGTTGATATGCAAAGTGAGCAAATGTTAAAACTTCGAGCTGCTCTAGAGGGAAAACTTAGAAGCAATGGAGTCCTTGGTTCTACTGTCTCAAAGTCTGATAAAGCTCAAAAACGCCAGAAATTAGCTAATAATAG GAAGCTGGAGACTTTCGATGATTATGTGGATGATGGAGACAATAATAGCACACATGATGTGAAAGCTAATAAAGTCTCCAAGCTTGTGTCCACCAAACGGAAGCCCAAG ACTGTTTCTGGAGATGATGATTTGCCGCAAAGGGATGATATTGGAGAACGGCGTAGGAAGTTTGAGCTCAGAGTTTTGGCTGGAGCTGGTGTGAAGTCAGAGGAAGATGGCAGGAATGGAAGTGGGGAATTTGCATCAGATGAAGACAATGATCGCGATGGTTTTAATAATGACATGGTTGATAATGATAGCGAATCAGAAGATGAATTTTACAAACAAGTGAAACAGAAGCAAGAAGCTAAACGAGCTGCCAAAGCAGAGATCTATTCAAG GAAACCACATTTGATTCCGTCAGCACCAGAAGACGTGGATGGAAAACGACTGATTACACCTCAG ATACAAGGCAACAGAGGATTGACCCGGCAACGCAACAAGGATCGTAAAAACCCGAGAAAGAACTACCGG GATAAGCACGCGAAAAAAGTCATGAGAAATAAAGGACGGATCAGAGATATCAGGAAACAAACGGGTCCATATGCAGGTGAAACTCGAGGTATCAATCCCAACACAAGCCGGAGCATCCGAATCAAGAACTAA
- the LOC104793305 gene encoding something about silencing protein 10 isoform X2 yields MGKKGVTQKRSSSKSSKSRKDIVEDQFDDEIDAFHKQRDIVPLDINDDDTDDSDEDDVQPVFDLKGVDDESEEDEDTEDEDESANGLTAKMIRQKKYLRQKFGDGDDEMADDDDKEKDEEEKKITWGGRRGIYHSVDNVDFELQSSDDEDLKAEEEEVIRLRREQLESITAADAGLDDDSEDDSDRELTMEEIPVKGKKATKSTTDKKEKGDTDIHVEEIKKDINSLSKKEQMEVVLSSAPEIVGLLSELNDAVEELESKINPVMSKLKEGEISLSGGTRYLEVKQILLLAYCQSITFYLLLKAEGQPIRDHPVLTRIVDIKVLLDKMKKLDGELPPGFEESLARTIATGTVQKVVKEDQLASPVSDSVVKITQDIAEPMKIDNAREEKKKKGEKRKHQNDQVDMQSEQMLKLRAALEGKLRSNGVLGSTVSKSDKAQKRQKLANNRKLETFDDYVDDGDNNSTHDVKANKVSKLVSTKRKPKTVSGDDDLPQRDDIGERRRKFELRVLAGAGVKSEEDGRNGSGEFASDEDNDRDGFNNDMVDNDSESEDEFYKQVKQKQEAKRAAKAEIYSRKPHLIPSAPEDVDGKRLITPQIQGNRGLTRQRNKDRKNPRKNYRDKHAKKVMRNKGRIRDIRKQTGPYAGETRGINPNTSRSIRIKN; encoded by the exons ATGGGTAAAAAAGGAGTGACTCAGAAGAGAAGTAGTAGCAAAAGCTCGAAAAGCCGCAAAGATATCGTCGAAGACCAATTCGATGACGAGATTGACGCCT TTCATAAACAGAGGGATATTGTTCCCTTGgatattaatgatgatgatactgatgattcggatgaagatgatgtgcagcctgtttttgatttaaag GGTGTGGATGATGAAagtgaagaggatgaagatacagaagacgaagatgagTCTGCTAATGGACTTACCGCTAAAA TGATTAGGCAGAAGAAATATCTAAGGCAAAAgtttggtgatggtgatgatgaaatggctgatgatgatgataaggagaaagatgaggaagaaaaaaagatcacaTGGGGTGGAAGGAGAGGCATATACCATAGTGTTGATAATGTTGATTTTGAG CTCCAATCAAGTGATGATGAAGACCTTAAAGCGGAAGAAGAGGAGGTGATAAGACTACGGAGAGAACAACTTGAATCCATTACAGCTGCTGATGCTGGGTTAGACGATGATAGTGAAGATGACAGCGACAGAGAATTAACCATGGAG GAAATTCCTGTCAAAGGCAAGAAGGCTACAAAATCCACCACAGATAAGAAAGAGAAGGGTGATACGGACATACATGTTGAAGAGATCAAGAAAGACATAAACTCTTTGTCAAAAAAAGAGCAAATGGAAGTAGTACTTAG TTCTGCTCCGGAAATAGTTGGGCTTTTGTCCGAGTTGAACGATGCAGTTGAAGAGCTTGAGAGTAAGATAAATCCTGTTATGAGTAAG TTAAAGGAAGGAGAAATATCGTTGAGTGGTGGGACAAGGTACCTGGAGGTTAAGCAGATTCTGCTACTGGCCTATTGCCAATCTATAacattttatcttcttctcaaaGCTGAAGGGCAGCCCATCCGTGATCATCCAGTCCTGACCCGTATTGTAGACATCAAAGTTTTATTAGATAAG aTGAAGAAACTTGATGGAGAGCTTCCCCCTGGATTTGAGGAGTCCCTAGCAAGAACTATTGCTACTGGAACAGTGCAAAAGGTGGTCAAAGAAGACCAGCTCGCTTCACCCGTCTCTGATTCAGTAGTTAAAATCACACAGGACATAGCCGAG CCGATGAAAATTGACAACgcgagagaagaaaagaagaaaaaaggagagaaacgCAAGCACCAG AATGATCAGGTTGATATGCAAAGTGAGCAAATGTTAAAACTTCGAGCTGCTCTAGAGGGAAAACTTAGAAGCAATGGAGTCCTTGGTTCTACTGTCTCAAAGTCTGATAAAGCTCAAAAACGCCAGAAATTAGCTAATAATAG GAAGCTGGAGACTTTCGATGATTATGTGGATGATGGAGACAATAATAGCACACATGATGTGAAAGCTAATAAAGTCTCCAAGCTTGTGTCCACCAAACGGAAGCCCAAG ACTGTTTCTGGAGATGATGATTTGCCGCAAAGGGATGATATTGGAGAACGGCGTAGGAAGTTTGAGCTCAGAGTTTTGGCTGGAGCTGGTGTGAAGTCAGAGGAAGATGGCAGGAATGGAAGTGGGGAATTTGCATCAGATGAAGACAATGATCGCGATGGTTTTAATAATGACATGGTTGATAATGATAGCGAATCAGAAGATGAATTTTACAAACAAGTGAAACAGAAGCAAGAAGCTAAACGAGCTGCCAAAGCAGAGATCTATTCAAG GAAACCACATTTGATTCCGTCAGCACCAGAAGACGTGGATGGAAAACGACTGATTACACCTCAG ATACAAGGCAACAGAGGATTGACCCGGCAACGCAACAAGGATCGTAAAAACCCGAGAAAGAACTACCGG GATAAGCACGCGAAAAAAGTCATGAGAAATAAAGGACGGATCAGAGATATCAGGAAACAAACGGGTCCATATGCAGGTGAAACTCGAGGTATCAATCCCAACACAAGCCGGAGCATCCGAATCAAGAACTAA